AGGCGGCGATGGGATTTTATATGCCAACCTTATTGGTTCATTTTTGTTAGCTTTTATAACTTATTATTTTATTGAGCGGGGACTATTAGCAGCATGGCTAAATGCCGGGATAGGAACTGGTTTTATTGGCGCTTTTACGACATTTTCAAGTTTAGCCACAACTATTGTTAAGCTTGAAAGCCAAGGTATAATTGCTAGCATCGGTTATTTTCTTGTGAGCTCTTTTGGCGGCTTGGCTTTGGCACTGCTCGGTTTTATTTTGGCACGAAAATACGGAGGTCCGCGACAAGATGATTAGATGATTAGTGTAGGGCTTGGAGCAGCAATTGGGGCCGTCATTCGTTACATCATCACAAGCTGGTGGAAAAAGCTAAGAATTGATTGGCCCCTAGCAACTCTATTTATTAATATCACCGGTAGTTTTTTATTAGGCATTCTTACCAAGAATTTTGCTAGTAATTCCTCGATCATGCTATTATTTGGGATTGGCTTATTAGGAGGTTATACTACTTTTTCGACTTTCAATGTTGAGCTAATTTCAATGATGGATGAAAAACGATGGGGAATGTTCGCTCTTTATTTCGGCTTAAGTTATCTTGGTGGAGTTATTGCCGCCATCTGTGGAATGATGATATGAGTGACAGAAACCATACTACCAACGCAAATTGAAGTAAAAGGTGGAAGAGTCCACAACCTTAAGAACATTGATATCAATATCCCCCTACATAAATTTGTCGCAATTTCGGGATTATCTGGTTCTGGGAAAAGCTCATTAGCAATGGGGATTTTATATGAAGAGGGATCTCGCCGGTACTTAGAAGCGCTTTCTACTTACACAAGACGGCGGATAAAGTTAGGTGCTCAAGCCGATGTTACAAGTGTTAAACATATTCCTTCAGCACTAGCATTGAAGCAACGTCCCGCAATTCCATCTGAACGAGCAACCGTTGGAACAATGAGTGAGATGTTGAATGTAATTAGGCTGATCTTTTCACGGCTTGGCGAACCGGTCTGTCCAAATGGGCATCGTTTAAAACCAAGCCTTGAAATCGCAGAGGTAATGAGTAAGAGCGGCAATGAGATGGGACAATTAACCTGTCCTACTTGTGGCACAAAGTTTTATGCCTATGGAGCAGAAGACTTTGCATTCAATTCTGACGGAGCTTGCTTACGATGTCATGGAACAGGAAAAGTTCGTGAACTGGATGAAAGTAAACTTATTGGGGATGAAAATCTTAGTTTAGCTGATGGGGCAGTTGCTTCATGGCATTTGCCCGGACGAAACTTTATGCCGAGTGTTGCTGAACAGGCAGGTGTCCGGATCCATGTTCCATATAAAGATTTAACCCCTAAAGAAAAAGATTTTGTTTTAAATGGTCCCCAAAAGAAGTTTAAGATGGACTTCCGCTCTGGAACAGGCCGCGTTTTTCATGACTTTAATGCTTTATACGAGAACGCCCATGAAGCGGTATTAGCATCTGCGAAGAGTAGTAAAAGTGAACGAGCGCAAAAACGAATTAGTGAATTTTTCCATTATTCAATGTGCCCAGTTTGCCATGGGACACGGTTAAAACCAGAATTATTAAAACAATTAGCTGGTGGTTTAAATATTGCGCAAGTTAGTGATCTTACGCTTGGGGAATTAAGCAAGTGGAAGCAAGATGTATTAGCTGCTCTTCCTTCAGATATGAAAAAGATGGCTACTTCATTATTTAAAGAGTTTGATGATAATTTACGGCCATTATTGGAATTAGGTCTTGATTATTTAACTTTATCGCGAAACGGGAATACGTTATCGACAGGCGAATTACAACGTATTCAGCTTGCAAGAACTCTTCGAACTCAAACAACCGGTGTCTTATATATTCTGGATGAACCTTCCATCGGCTTACATCCTGACAATATTACAGGCCTCTTAAATGTATTTAAGGAATTAGTGGCCCAAGGTAATTCATTAGTAGTTGTTGATCACAATGTTGATATTATCAAAGAAGCAGATTGGATTATTGAAATTGGCCCGGGTTCTGGAGAAAAGGGTGGAGAAATTCTTACGGAGGGGACACCATCGCAAATTGCTGACAACCCTCAGTCTAAAATTGGTCCTTATTTAAATGGGACAGCAGTATTAAAAAGTCGCCCCATAGCAAACGAACCAGCTAGTCAAGAGATTACCTTTGAAGTAAAAGATTATTACAATCTTAAAGACGTCTATGGAGAGATTCCGGTTAATCGGCTGACTGCTATCACTGGTTTTTCGGGTGCTGGTAAAACAAGTCTGATCCTTGATAGTTTAGTTCCTGCTATCCATGCTCAAGCAAGTGGGGCTAAATTACCTTCGCAAGTTCGAAAATTGTCAAGTCCGTTAAAAGAAGTAGTAAGTGTTGATGCAGCGCCAATCGGTAAAACTAACCGGTCAACAGTCGCAACTTATACCAGTATTATGGATAATCTGCGGAAGTTATTTGCAGCCCAGCCCTTAGCCAAAGAGAAACACTATACACCTTCTTACTTTTCTTATAATAATAAGCAGGGAGCATGTCCAACGTGTGGGGGCGCGGGGGTCGTAACTCTTGATATTCAATTCTTGCCAGATATGCAACAGACTTGTCCAACATGTGGGGGAAGTCGATACAATGAAGAAGTTCAAAAAGTTAAGTGGCAGGGATATTCAATTGTTGATCTCTTAAAATTAGATGTTCGGGCAGCGATGAGTGTATTTAAGGAAGTTCCGAAAATTGCTCGTGAACTTCAATTATTAGATGAAGTAGGCCTAGGATATCTGCACTTAGGCGAAAGTACGCCTAGTCTTTCTGGTGGTGAGGCGCAACGCTTAAAACTTGTTAAACACCTTAATCATAATCAAAGCGAAACGTTGTTTGTATTTGATGAACCGACTATTGGCTTGCATCCCCTTGATGTTAAAACCCTTTTAGCGGTAATGCAGCAATTACTTGATCGGAGAGCGACAATCATTACTATTACTCATGACTTAAATTTGATTATTAACGCAGATTATATGCTTGATATGGGTCCGCGCGGTGGCAGCAATGGTGGGGAAATTGTGGCTCAGGGTAATCCGTTAGCCCTTATTCAAAAACCAGAAAGTTTAACCAGCAAGTATTTGGCAGAATATTGGTCAAGATTTAATTAAATGAAAGAGCGTAAATTAAGTAAAACATGGCTGATCGTTGGCGCAATTATCCTCGCCGTCATCGTTCTCTACTTCATTTATCGAACATATAAGCCAGAAATTGACCTACTACTAGACTTTAATGCCCATAATAAGGCTAAGCTTCTCCATATGATTAGAAGTCATGGTTTTACAGATATCTTTCTTCTTGTAGCTTTAATCGGTATCCTAAATGCGATTCCGGGAATGTCAAATTCCGTTGTTTGTATCTTTGCCGGGTTATGTTATGGACCAATTGTTGGTTTTCTGATTAATTGGGTTGGAAACATTTTAGGAAACTCTACTGTAATGAGTATAATTCGTAAAATTAACCTCTCCAAACGGGTAAAGAAAAATAAGATCCTTCATTACCTCTTGCAGCAAAAGCATCCGTTAATTGCACTTACAATCGGCTTTATGATTCCGGTTATCCCTAGTGTACTTGTAAACTACGCTGGTGCCCGTTTAAATGTGAGTCGGAAACACTACTTGGCGATGGTAACCGTGGGAATGGCACCGACCTCCTTTCTCTATGCCTTTGGTGGGGATGCTATTTTCAAAGGCAACATTAGACGACTGATCGGTGTCGCAATCGCTATTTTAATTCTAATTGGCTGTTATTTACTCGTTCGCAAAATCTGGCAAAACCATGAAGAAAAAGCAGCAACAAAATAAATGAAAAATATAGACAACGCTGCAACTAACAAAATTTCACCATTTAAAAAATTAACGACAGAGCAAGAACAACTCGTCAATGATATTATTTCATTTACTAAACACCATCTAACACAAAATCATCCTGCAATATATACAGTCTACGGAGATGCTGGGACTGGAAAAAGCGTAATCTTATCACAATTATTCGTTCGCATTCAAAAAGAAGCACGGACACAACAAAATTCCGTTCTTTATCATACTAATAATTATTTTCTTGTTAACCATCCAGAAATTCTGAAAGTCTATAAAGAGATTGCTGGGCCAATAAAAGAGTTATATAAAAAGGACTTCGCTCGGCCAACTTCATTAATTAATCAATTGGATAAGCGAAACCAAACCATTGATGTTGCTGTTATTGATGAAGCTCATCTTTTATTATCCAAACCCGATCATTATAATAATTTTTACCATGATAATCAGCTTGTCGAGATTATTAAACGTGCTAAAGTTGTCATAATTGTCTTTGATCAATACCAAGTCTTACGAATGAAAAGTCTCTGGACCCCTGAACGACTTCAGGCAATTACGAACCAATATCCCCATAAAGATTACCATTTGACCCACATGTTTCGTATGAATGCGAGCGATGAATTAGTTAAGTGGTTTAATGAATTTACTAACTATAAATTAACTGTTTTACCAGCATCCGCCCGTGATCATTATGATTTTCGCATTTACAGTGATGCCGAGGAAATGAGGAAAGCAATTGTCCAACGTAATAAAGAAGTAGGACTTTCCCGCATCCTGTCAACGTCTGGATATCCGTCAACGCTCGATGGTGGTAAACACTACATTGAGGAAGGCAGATTTAAAATGCCGTGGGATCAATATAACTATACAGTTACCCCCTGGGCAGAATTGCCTCAA
The genomic region above belongs to Limosilactobacillus reuteri and contains:
- a CDS encoding DUF2075 domain-containing protein; amino-acid sequence: MKNIDNAATNKISPFKKLTTEQEQLVNDIISFTKHHLTQNHPAIYTVYGDAGTGKSVILSQLFVRIQKEARTQQNSVLYHTNNYFLVNHPEILKVYKEIAGPIKELYKKDFARPTSLINQLDKRNQTIDVAVIDEAHLLLSKPDHYNNFYHDNQLVEIIKRAKVVIIVFDQYQVLRMKSLWTPERLQAITNQYPHKDYHLTHMFRMNASDELVKWFNEFTNYKLTVLPASARDHYDFRIYSDAEEMRKAIVQRNKEVGLSRILSTSGYPSTLDGGKHYIEEGRFKMPWDQYNYTVTPWAELPQTIGEVGSIYTCQGFDLNYTGIIIGPPISQTPQTNQLQVNLDRYTDVEAFKKRDDLTDPAEIKSLEKRMIMNSLNVLFKRGVYGTYLYAHDPLLRHSLTSLFEKAGFTLPKEEQ
- a CDS encoding TVP38/TMEM64 family protein, encoding MKERKLSKTWLIVGAIILAVIVLYFIYRTYKPEIDLLLDFNAHNKAKLLHMIRSHGFTDIFLLVALIGILNAIPGMSNSVVCIFAGLCYGPIVGFLINWVGNILGNSTVMSIIRKINLSKRVKKNKILHYLLQQKHPLIALTIGFMIPVIPSVLVNYAGARLNVSRKHYLAMVTVGMAPTSFLYAFGGDAIFKGNIRRLIGVAIAILILIGCYLLVRKIWQNHEEKAATK
- a CDS encoding fluoride efflux transporter FluC, which codes for MISVGLGAAIGAVIRYIITSWWKKLRIDWPLATLFINITGSFLLGILTKNFASNSSIMLLFGIGLLGGYTTFSTFNVELISMMDEKRWGMFALYFGLSYLGGVIAAICGMMI
- a CDS encoding fluoride efflux transporter FluC, with the protein product MNIKTIMSVSIGGFLGGITRYELSVLLGGDGILYANLIGSFLLAFITYYFIERGLLAAWLNAGIGTGFIGAFTTFSSLATTIVKLESQGIIASIGYFLVSSFGGLALALLGFILARKYGGPRQDD
- a CDS encoding excinuclease ABC subunit UvrA; translated protein: MTETILPTQIEVKGGRVHNLKNIDINIPLHKFVAISGLSGSGKSSLAMGILYEEGSRRYLEALSTYTRRRIKLGAQADVTSVKHIPSALALKQRPAIPSERATVGTMSEMLNVIRLIFSRLGEPVCPNGHRLKPSLEIAEVMSKSGNEMGQLTCPTCGTKFYAYGAEDFAFNSDGACLRCHGTGKVRELDESKLIGDENLSLADGAVASWHLPGRNFMPSVAEQAGVRIHVPYKDLTPKEKDFVLNGPQKKFKMDFRSGTGRVFHDFNALYENAHEAVLASAKSSKSERAQKRISEFFHYSMCPVCHGTRLKPELLKQLAGGLNIAQVSDLTLGELSKWKQDVLAALPSDMKKMATSLFKEFDDNLRPLLELGLDYLTLSRNGNTLSTGELQRIQLARTLRTQTTGVLYILDEPSIGLHPDNITGLLNVFKELVAQGNSLVVVDHNVDIIKEADWIIEIGPGSGEKGGEILTEGTPSQIADNPQSKIGPYLNGTAVLKSRPIANEPASQEITFEVKDYYNLKDVYGEIPVNRLTAITGFSGAGKTSLILDSLVPAIHAQASGAKLPSQVRKLSSPLKEVVSVDAAPIGKTNRSTVATYTSIMDNLRKLFAAQPLAKEKHYTPSYFSYNNKQGACPTCGGAGVVTLDIQFLPDMQQTCPTCGGSRYNEEVQKVKWQGYSIVDLLKLDVRAAMSVFKEVPKIARELQLLDEVGLGYLHLGESTPSLSGGEAQRLKLVKHLNHNQSETLFVFDEPTIGLHPLDVKTLLAVMQQLLDRRATIITITHDLNLIINADYMLDMGPRGGSNGGEIVAQGNPLALIQKPESLTSKYLAEYWSRFN